From the genome of Nakamurella flavida, one region includes:
- a CDS encoding NAD(P)/FAD-dependent oxidoreductase: MQRVIVIGASLAGLLAAAGISDAGGANRPVTVLDRDPTPVDGTARPGVPQGRQPHVLLRRGLLALQELLPDLRPALLARGAVPLDTGDLAWRDVTGWALHGEPAHEILSLTRPLLEAVVAEQVGALPGVTIRRGAAVTDLRRVGRSWQIRLDDGSTLTADVVVDASGRSSRLPQWLAGMGVGPADETVVDARLGYSCRLYAGGPDPRELAGVVVLSDPTLPKGGIGLPVENGGWIIAATGTGDCRPPRDEAEFDAYLTGLRDPALADLAASCTGGGPVAVHRQTANRRRAYDQVPHWPAGLLPVGDAMCAFNPVYGQGITVAALQATTLRREWPARMDPAATRKLLSRLTSTTALPWAMAVGEDLRFPTTPGSQGLVQQLTGAWAREVGRLGVHGDRRATRALTTTYHLMGSPLAMLDPRLVLRAGLDLVGVRGAPNPRPAVLETLVEPAHAPAG; encoded by the coding sequence ATGCAACGGGTGATCGTGATCGGGGCCAGCCTGGCCGGCCTGCTCGCCGCGGCGGGTATCTCCGACGCCGGTGGAGCGAACCGGCCGGTGACGGTGCTGGACCGCGACCCCACGCCCGTCGACGGCACCGCCCGGCCCGGGGTCCCGCAGGGCCGCCAACCCCACGTGCTGCTCCGCCGCGGACTGCTCGCTCTCCAGGAGCTGCTGCCCGATCTGCGCCCGGCGTTGCTGGCCCGCGGCGCCGTCCCGCTGGACACCGGCGATCTCGCCTGGCGCGACGTCACCGGCTGGGCGCTGCACGGCGAGCCCGCCCACGAGATCCTCTCCCTCACCCGCCCGCTGCTCGAGGCGGTCGTCGCCGAGCAGGTCGGCGCCCTCCCCGGCGTGACCATCCGCCGGGGCGCCGCGGTCACCGATCTCCGGCGGGTGGGCCGGAGCTGGCAGATACGGCTGGACGACGGTTCCACCCTCACCGCCGACGTCGTCGTCGACGCCTCCGGTCGGTCCTCCCGCCTCCCGCAGTGGCTGGCCGGAATGGGCGTCGGGCCCGCGGACGAGACCGTCGTCGACGCCCGCCTGGGCTACTCCTGCCGGCTGTACGCCGGCGGACCGGACCCCCGGGAGCTGGCCGGGGTCGTCGTGCTCAGTGACCCCACCCTGCCCAAGGGCGGCATCGGCCTTCCCGTGGAGAACGGCGGCTGGATCATCGCGGCCACCGGCACCGGGGACTGCCGCCCGCCCCGGGACGAGGCCGAGTTCGACGCCTACCTCACCGGCCTGCGCGACCCCGCTCTCGCCGACCTGGCCGCGTCCTGCACCGGCGGCGGCCCGGTCGCCGTCCACCGGCAGACGGCGAACCGTCGACGCGCCTACGACCAGGTGCCGCACTGGCCCGCCGGGCTGCTGCCGGTGGGCGACGCGATGTGCGCCTTCAACCCCGTCTACGGGCAGGGAATCACCGTGGCCGCGTTGCAGGCCACCACCCTGCGCCGGGAATGGCCCGCCCGGATGGATCCGGCGGCGACGCGAAAACTGTTGTCGCGCCTCACGTCCACGACGGCACTGCCGTGGGCGATGGCCGTCGGTGAGGACCTGCGCTTCCCGACCACCCCGGGTTCCCAGGGCCTCGTCCAGCAGCTGACCGGCGCCTGGGCCCGGGAGGTCGGTCGGCTCGGCGTGCACGGCGACCGGCGCGCCACCCGCGCCCTGACCACCACCTACCACCTGATGGGTTCACCGCTGGCCATGCTCGACCCGCGGCTGGTGCTCCGCGCCGGTCTCGACCTCGTCGGTGTCCGTGGCGCACCCAACCCGCGCCCGGCCGTGCTGGAGACCCTCGTTGAGCCGGCCCACGCCCCGGCGGGCTGA
- a CDS encoding alpha/beta fold hydrolase, with amino-acid sequence MDSFARAGLTFPVLDGGPAVGPIVVALHGFPQDAHAFDAVTPALRDAGLRTLVPTLRGYAPTARPKGRAAYRMGELVADVLALIDTADAPQVHLVGHDWGGALAWAVAGAHPERVATLTVLSTPHPAALYRSFVTSDQLLKSWYMGVFQLPVLPEIAAGRTLARTLRSSGLPQADVDRYVAAMAQPGALSGAINWYRGLPLSVSSPTPAISVPTTYVWGRKDFALGGTAARLTARHVTGPYRFVELDAGHWLPEREPERVAQAVLDQVSAA; translated from the coding sequence ATGGACTCCTTCGCCCGCGCCGGCCTGACGTTCCCCGTCCTGGACGGTGGTCCGGCTGTCGGGCCAATCGTCGTTGCGCTGCACGGCTTTCCGCAGGATGCGCATGCGTTCGACGCGGTGACGCCCGCCCTGCGCGACGCCGGCCTGCGCACCCTGGTGCCGACGTTGCGCGGATACGCGCCGACGGCGCGACCGAAGGGGCGCGCGGCCTATCGGATGGGCGAGCTCGTCGCCGATGTCCTCGCCCTGATCGACACCGCCGACGCGCCGCAGGTGCATCTGGTCGGGCACGACTGGGGCGGGGCGCTGGCCTGGGCGGTGGCCGGCGCGCACCCCGAGCGGGTCGCGACCCTCACCGTGCTCTCCACGCCGCACCCGGCCGCCCTCTACCGCTCCTTCGTGACCAGCGACCAGTTGCTGAAGTCCTGGTACATGGGTGTCTTCCAGCTCCCGGTGCTGCCCGAGATCGCCGCCGGTCGCACCCTGGCCAGGACGCTGCGCTCGTCCGGGCTCCCGCAGGCCGATGTCGACCGGTACGTCGCGGCGATGGCCCAGCCCGGCGCGCTCAGCGGGGCGATCAACTGGTATCGGGGTCTGCCGCTGTCGGTCAGCAGTCCCACCCCCGCGATCTCGGTACCCACCACCTACGTCTGGGGCCGCAAGGACTTCGCCCTCGGCGGGACGGCCGCCCGGCTCACCGCGCGCCACGTCACCGGTCCCTACCGGTTCGTCGAGCTGGACGCCGGGCACTGGCTGCCCGAACGCGAACCCGAACGAGTCGCCCAGGCCGTCCTCGACCAGGTCTCCGCCGCCTGA
- a CDS encoding LacI family DNA-binding transcriptional regulator: MGGTVAQRVRLVDVAQRAGVSPTTVSLVLAGRGAELRISADAQRRVMAAAEELAYRSSRVSASLRTGRTHTLGFVSDTVATSRLAGDMIQGAVEAARERGMMLLIGETEGRADLESGLLETMLDRGVDGIIFASMFTRAVGVPDILARSPAVLLNCVADGPAGLTSVVPDEFAAGRDAAQVLLDAGHREGIHLIGVGSGPGDAPPGSIAAAERTAGIDTALSEAGVEVLSRRGCLDWLPEHGYRAAVELLAGHRPQAVICFNDRLALGVLQALNDVRLVVPEDVSLVSFDDQPIAQWLRPKLTTVALPHQAMGRVAVETLAAEIDAQQGDLPSGVRTIRIPMPLRVRESVAPPSSRRPDHRISPTHPLRPVTP; this comes from the coding sequence ATGGGAGGCACCGTGGCCCAACGGGTCAGGCTGGTCGATGTGGCGCAGCGCGCCGGGGTCTCCCCGACGACGGTGTCCCTGGTGCTGGCGGGGCGGGGCGCGGAGCTCCGCATCTCGGCGGACGCCCAGCGGCGGGTGATGGCGGCGGCCGAGGAACTCGCGTACCGCTCGAGCCGGGTGTCGGCGAGTCTGCGGACCGGGCGCACGCACACGCTCGGCTTCGTGTCCGACACGGTGGCCACCTCCCGACTGGCCGGCGACATGATCCAGGGAGCCGTGGAGGCGGCGCGCGAGCGCGGGATGATGCTGCTGATCGGGGAGACCGAGGGGCGGGCGGATCTCGAGTCCGGTCTGCTGGAGACGATGCTGGACCGGGGAGTCGACGGCATCATCTTCGCCTCCATGTTCACGCGGGCGGTGGGGGTGCCGGACATCCTGGCGAGATCGCCTGCGGTGCTGCTGAATTGCGTCGCGGACGGTCCGGCGGGTCTGACCAGCGTCGTGCCGGACGAGTTCGCAGCGGGCCGGGATGCCGCGCAGGTCCTGCTCGACGCCGGTCACCGGGAGGGGATCCACCTGATCGGAGTCGGTTCCGGACCGGGCGACGCCCCGCCCGGATCGATCGCCGCCGCCGAGCGGACCGCCGGGATCGACACGGCGCTGTCCGAGGCGGGTGTGGAAGTGTTGAGCCGCCGTGGATGCCTGGACTGGCTGCCCGAGCACGGCTATCGGGCGGCCGTGGAGCTGCTCGCGGGTCACCGCCCGCAGGCGGTCATCTGCTTCAACGACCGCCTCGCGCTGGGGGTCCTGCAGGCACTGAACGACGTGCGCCTGGTCGTCCCCGAGGATGTCTCGCTCGTGTCGTTCGACGATCAACCCATCGCCCAGTGGTTGCGCCCCAAGCTGACCACGGTGGCCCTGCCTCATCAGGCGATGGGTCGGGTGGCCGTCGAGACGCTCGCGGCCGAGATCGATGCCCAGCAGGGCGATCTGCCGTCCGGTGTTCGGACGATCCGCATCCCCATGCCGCTGCGGGTGCGGGAGTCGGTGGCTCCTCCGTCGTCGCGCCGTCCGGACCACCGGATCTCACCGACCCACCCACTCCGGCCTGTCACCCCTTGA
- a CDS encoding neutral/alkaline non-lysosomal ceramidase N-terminal domain-containing protein: MQALSRRSGKIPLALMVSAVIGLGGVTACTSSTDSVSAAGAPAEQSASPSAAPSTASTSATTAASDPASPTPAGDLQVGAAKVDVTPTGAQLPERYTEALDPLFARSIAVRSGDQTALMITVDAGGVSAEVWTQVTDRLQTDLGVAPENVMLGATHSHSAGRANQDGYVDGIVRSASDAVAAVQPARMGFGTGTSYMNVNRNIIDEKTGTWWEGPNKDGLSDKTVSVVSFETLDGQPIAVHYNYAMHAVTNGVQDRISADYPGAASTYIEDSLGGNTVALFSSGAAGDQNPLFFNQTYELREIRTQDYAERGEDISNALPPGGEGLDRNDPRTALLLDQQVQLSRSMGQLLGEEVLAVDRDIEIWDVDGQITGQQTTVTCPGRTRTDEGRAGQPGTYEDGEDVTIRLSLLRVGDLYLPGVDGEVFNEIGQRLIQESPQKHTVLTTLTNGRANSGYIYNDEAAGFTTFEVLSSRLKPGCAENSIVDGLLGLIETA, encoded by the coding sequence ATGCAGGCACTCTCCCGACGGTCGGGGAAGATCCCCTTGGCACTGATGGTCTCGGCCGTCATCGGGCTCGGCGGCGTGACAGCGTGCACGTCGAGCACTGACTCGGTGTCCGCCGCAGGCGCTCCTGCCGAACAGTCCGCCTCGCCGTCCGCCGCCCCCAGCACCGCATCCACCTCGGCCACGACGGCCGCCTCGGACCCTGCCTCACCCACCCCCGCCGGCGACCTGCAGGTCGGCGCCGCAAAGGTCGACGTCACCCCGACGGGGGCGCAGCTCCCCGAGCGGTACACCGAGGCACTCGACCCCCTGTTCGCGCGTTCGATCGCCGTGCGCAGCGGGGACCAGACGGCGTTGATGATCACCGTCGACGCCGGCGGCGTGTCCGCCGAGGTGTGGACGCAGGTCACCGACCGTCTGCAGACCGATCTGGGGGTCGCGCCGGAGAACGTCATGCTGGGGGCCACCCACAGTCATTCGGCGGGGCGGGCCAACCAGGACGGGTACGTCGACGGGATCGTGCGGTCTGCGTCGGACGCGGTGGCCGCGGTCCAGCCGGCTCGGATGGGTTTCGGGACCGGGACCTCGTACATGAACGTGAACCGCAACATCATCGACGAGAAGACCGGAACCTGGTGGGAGGGTCCGAACAAGGACGGCCTGTCCGACAAGACGGTCTCCGTCGTGTCCTTCGAGACCCTCGACGGGCAGCCCATCGCCGTCCACTACAACTACGCGATGCACGCCGTGACCAACGGGGTCCAGGACCGCATCAGCGCCGACTACCCGGGAGCGGCGTCGACCTACATCGAGGACTCGCTCGGCGGGAACACCGTGGCGCTCTTCTCCAGCGGTGCGGCCGGTGACCAGAATCCGTTGTTCTTCAACCAGACGTACGAACTGCGGGAGATCCGCACCCAGGACTACGCGGAACGGGGCGAGGACATCAGCAACGCCCTTCCGCCGGGTGGCGAGGGCCTCGACCGGAACGACCCCCGAACCGCTCTGCTGCTGGACCAGCAGGTACAGCTGAGCCGGAGCATGGGCCAGCTGCTCGGCGAGGAGGTGCTGGCAGTGGACCGCGACATCGAGATCTGGGACGTGGACGGCCAGATCACCGGACAGCAGACCACGGTCACCTGCCCTGGCCGAACGCGCACCGACGAGGGCCGCGCGGGACAGCCGGGCACCTACGAGGACGGCGAGGACGTCACCATCCGGTTGAGCCTGCTGCGGGTCGGCGATCTGTATCTGCCGGGGGTCGACGGCGAGGTGTTCAACGAGATCGGACAACGCCTGATCCAGGAATCCCCCCAGAAGCACACGGTGCTGACGACACTCACCAACGGCCGCGCCAACTCCGGCTACATCTACAACGACGAGGCAGCAGGCTTCACCACCTTCGAGGTTCTCTCGTCCCGTCTCAAGCCCGGCTGCGCCGAGAACTCCATCGTCGACGGGCTTCTCGGTCTGATCGAGACAGCCTGA
- a CDS encoding HNH endonuclease signature motif containing protein encodes MYDDGNEQGGAAADVVPPLAVPDLLRADPGAMSGADLVDAIAESERLMSAVAAWQMRALAAFAVPGVAGDPYALAGRLAGREVTGPADSDPDVLGSFVLDAAQSMAAGEVAAAFRISPVTAGVKVRDAIRMCTELPATLAALSAGVIDRGKARVIAEYTAPLPAHLAGVVEGRVLPIASAQSTAATRKATAAAVITVDPRGAQERHEQARRERGLLVQPGTDGMSTLKAYLAADGAVSIFQLADLLATHTVGFADDDRSIGARRVDALTDLAGQILTHGQVDLADYLTPDTTVAADTTVTADTPVTVDTNLTADATGAAGAGAGDHRVGGMLASTEITSTPTLPPVNGPAVTPGRADQRATRRLSRQGRRPHLQVTLGLHTLAGLDDLPADLAGYGAITAGMARTIAASAGSLCTLLADPTTGAVTHAGTHQYRPRQDLRDHLTALADSCRFPSCRQPAWRCDIDHRNPYDHHRPTAGGPTTTTNLDPLCRRHHLFKHHTDWTLRRNQPSPTDPAGLGITWTSPTGHTYPDPPRQVTVPLRWRKRAAGGPDGTAALFPGMNIDIYDPEPMVGSPDRDDAAPRTNPEPIPEVLERLHRRWDTGPTTARGLRIAESDGAGTRETRIGSGTDEDPAGVRRRQVGDIDEIATSGGDTENDTDTHTENETVVSTEHGPSTGLVEDDLVSLLLLHHFRTRSDRSDAPDEGAAARQPGEGRDEPPPF; translated from the coding sequence ATGTACGACGACGGGAACGAGCAGGGCGGGGCGGCGGCCGACGTCGTCCCGCCCCTTGCCGTGCCTGACCTGTTGCGTGCCGACCCGGGTGCGATGTCCGGTGCTGACCTGGTGGATGCGATCGCAGAGTCCGAGCGGCTGATGTCCGCGGTGGCGGCGTGGCAGATGCGAGCTTTGGCGGCGTTCGCCGTCCCGGGCGTGGCCGGAGATCCGTACGCGCTGGCGGGTCGGTTGGCCGGCCGGGAAGTGACCGGTCCAGCCGACTCCGATCCCGATGTGCTGGGGTCTTTCGTGCTGGACGCAGCGCAGTCGATGGCCGCCGGTGAGGTCGCCGCGGCGTTCCGGATCTCCCCGGTCACCGCCGGGGTCAAGGTCCGGGACGCGATCCGGATGTGCACCGAGTTGCCCGCTACCTTGGCGGCGTTGTCGGCCGGGGTGATCGACCGGGGCAAGGCCAGGGTCATCGCGGAGTACACCGCTCCGCTGCCCGCTCACCTCGCCGGTGTGGTGGAAGGCCGGGTGTTGCCGATCGCCTCTGCGCAGTCCACCGCGGCGACCCGCAAGGCCACCGCGGCCGCGGTCATCACGGTCGACCCCCGCGGAGCCCAGGAACGGCACGAGCAGGCGCGCAGGGAGCGGGGGCTGTTGGTGCAGCCCGGCACCGACGGCATGTCCACCCTGAAGGCCTATCTGGCCGCGGACGGCGCGGTCAGCATCTTCCAGTTGGCCGACCTCCTGGCCACGCACACCGTGGGGTTCGCTGACGACGACCGGTCCATCGGGGCCCGTCGGGTTGACGCGCTCACCGACCTGGCCGGGCAGATCCTCACCCACGGACAGGTCGACCTGGCCGACTACCTCACCCCCGACACCACAGTCGCGGCCGACACCACAGTCACGGCCGACACCCCAGTCACGGTCGACACCAATCTCACGGCAGACGCGACCGGCGCGGCTGGCGCTGGCGCGGGTGATCACCGGGTCGGCGGCATGCTTGCAAGCACCGAGATCACCTCCACACCAACGCTTCCGCCGGTGAACGGACCGGCTGTCACCCCCGGTCGCGCTGATCAGCGCGCCACCCGCCGGCTGTCCCGGCAGGGCCGCCGACCCCACCTTCAAGTCACCCTCGGCCTGCACACCCTCGCCGGCCTGGACGACCTGCCCGCCGACCTCGCCGGCTACGGCGCCATCACCGCCGGCATGGCCCGCACCATCGCCGCCTCCGCCGGATCCCTGTGCACCCTGCTCGCCGACCCCACCACCGGCGCCGTCACCCACGCCGGCACCCACCAGTACAGGCCACGCCAAGACCTGCGTGATCACCTCACCGCCCTGGCCGACTCCTGCCGCTTCCCCTCCTGCCGCCAACCCGCCTGGCGCTGCGACATCGACCACCGCAACCCCTACGACCACCACCGACCCACCGCCGGCGGACCCACCACCACGACCAACCTCGACCCGCTCTGCCGCCGACACCACCTGTTCAAACACCACACCGACTGGACCCTGCGCCGAAACCAGCCCTCACCCACCGACCCCGCCGGCCTCGGCATCACCTGGACCAGCCCCACCGGACACACCTACCCCGACCCACCCCGACAGGTCACCGTCCCCCTCCGGTGGAGGAAGCGCGCTGCCGGCGGTCCGGATGGCACCGCGGCGTTGTTCCCCGGGATGAATATCGACATCTACGACCCCGAACCCATGGTCGGTTCTCCCGACCGGGACGACGCCGCTCCCCGTACCAATCCTGAACCGATCCCCGAGGTTCTGGAGCGCCTGCACCGCCGGTGGGACACCGGACCCACCACTGCCCGAGGACTGCGGATCGCCGAATCGGACGGTGCCGGGACCCGAGAAACCAGGATCGGCAGCGGTACCGACGAAGATCCCGCGGGTGTTCGCAGACGCCAGGTCGGCGACATCGACGAGATCGCGACCTCAGGAGGAGACACCGAGAACGACACCGACACCCACACCGAGAACGAGACGGTGGTCAGCACGGAACACGGTCCGAGTACGGGTCTCGTCGAGGACGATCTCGTCTCCCTCCTCCTGCTCCACCACTTCCGCACTCGCTCCGACCGCAGTGACGCGCCAGATGAGGGCGCCGCAGCGCGGCAGCCGGGAGAGGGCCGCGATGAGCCACCACCGTTCTGA
- a CDS encoding SDR family oxidoreductase yields the protein MAQKTWFITGTSRGFGREWAIAALDRGDRVAATARDASSLDELVQQYGDAILPLSLDVTDRSAVFAAVDQAHQRFGRLDVVVNNAGFGQFGMVEEVSEAEIRGQFETNVYGALWVTQAALPFLREQGSGHVIQVSSIGGISAFPNIGIYNGSKWALEGISQALAAEVAPFGIHVTIVEPAGYSTDWSGSSAQHATAIEAYEPAREHAAELRKTRQGTPGDPVATRAAILQVVDAETPPLRIFFGDGPLALATRDYESRLAEWREWEPVSVAAHGKV from the coding sequence ATGGCGCAGAAGACGTGGTTCATCACCGGTACGTCCCGAGGGTTCGGGCGGGAGTGGGCGATCGCCGCCCTGGATCGCGGCGACCGGGTGGCCGCCACGGCGCGGGACGCGAGCAGCCTGGACGAGCTGGTGCAGCAGTACGGCGACGCGATCCTGCCGCTGTCGTTGGACGTCACCGACCGGTCCGCGGTGTTCGCCGCCGTGGACCAGGCCCACCAGCGGTTCGGTCGACTCGACGTCGTCGTCAACAACGCCGGGTTCGGCCAGTTCGGCATGGTCGAGGAGGTGTCCGAGGCCGAGATCCGCGGCCAGTTCGAGACCAACGTCTACGGGGCCCTGTGGGTGACCCAGGCGGCCCTGCCGTTCCTGCGTGAGCAGGGCAGCGGGCACGTCATCCAGGTGTCGTCCATCGGTGGGATCTCCGCGTTCCCGAACATCGGCATCTACAACGGGTCCAAGTGGGCGCTGGAGGGCATCAGCCAGGCCCTGGCCGCCGAGGTGGCTCCGTTCGGCATCCACGTCACCATCGTCGAGCCGGCCGGCTACTCCACCGACTGGAGCGGCTCGTCCGCCCAGCACGCCACGGCGATCGAGGCGTACGAACCTGCGCGTGAGCACGCCGCCGAGCTGCGCAAGACCCGCCAGGGCACCCCGGGCGACCCGGTCGCCACCCGTGCGGCGATCCTGCAGGTCGTCGACGCCGAGACGCCGCCGCTGCGCATCTTCTTCGGCGACGGGCCGCTCGCCCTGGCCACCCGGGACTACGAGTCCCGGCTCGCCGAGTGGCGAGAGTGGGAGCCGGTGTCCGTCGCGGCCCACGGCAAGGTCTGA
- a CDS encoding NAD-dependent epimerase/dehydratase family protein: MTPSTALVLGGTQFVGRHLVQSLLDAGWAVTLFSRGRTNPDLFPGVARLVGDRQSDVTALAAGRWDVVFDVSAYHPADVTRVADVIQDGCGHYVLVSSVSAYADVSRPGGTEDASLAVIDGPVPAEYDKQYYGELKALCEQVVADRFPVSTMIRPTVVDGPFDTTERLTSWVDRLAAPGAHLVPPDTTTPFQYIDARDLADFMVRVAAQGITGPFTAAARPTTFQEVLDGIDEVVGGVRTFTLTQAELEEEQVQPWVDLPLWLPAGTPGRAGFFALDPGRALAAGLRTRPLVETIRDTHAWSAARDGSGPRIGISLEREADLAARYGQG, translated from the coding sequence ATGACCCCCTCCACGGCCCTGGTTCTGGGCGGAACACAGTTCGTCGGACGCCATCTCGTCCAGTCCCTGCTCGACGCCGGGTGGGCGGTGACGCTGTTCTCCCGCGGCCGTACCAACCCCGACCTGTTCCCCGGGGTGGCGCGGCTGGTCGGTGACCGGCAGTCCGACGTGACGGCGCTGGCGGCCGGCCGGTGGGACGTGGTGTTCGACGTGTCCGCGTACCACCCGGCCGACGTCACCCGGGTCGCCGATGTGATCCAGGACGGTTGCGGCCACTACGTTCTCGTTTCCAGCGTGTCGGCGTACGCCGATGTGTCCCGACCCGGGGGGACCGAGGACGCGTCGCTGGCGGTGATCGACGGTCCGGTGCCGGCCGAGTACGACAAGCAGTACTACGGCGAGCTGAAGGCACTCTGCGAGCAGGTCGTGGCGGACCGGTTCCCGGTGAGCACGATGATCCGGCCGACGGTGGTGGACGGGCCGTTCGACACCACCGAGCGGCTGACGTCGTGGGTGGACCGTCTGGCCGCCCCGGGCGCCCACCTGGTGCCGCCGGACACCACCACCCCGTTCCAGTACATCGACGCCCGCGACCTGGCCGACTTCATGGTGCGGGTGGCCGCCCAGGGCATCACCGGGCCGTTCACCGCGGCCGCGCGGCCGACCACGTTCCAGGAGGTGCTCGACGGCATCGACGAGGTGGTCGGCGGGGTGCGCACCTTCACTCTGACGCAGGCGGAGCTCGAGGAGGAGCAGGTGCAGCCCTGGGTGGATCTACCGCTGTGGCTGCCGGCCGGGACGCCGGGCCGTGCCGGCTTCTTCGCCCTCGACCCGGGCCGTGCGCTGGCCGCCGGGCTCCGCACCCGCCCGCTCGTCGAGACGATCCGCGACACCCACGCCTGGTCGGCGGCACGCGACGGCTCCGGGCCCCGGATCGGCATCAGCCTCGAGCGGGAGGCCGATCTGGCCGCACGGTACGGCCAGGGCTGA
- a CDS encoding amidase produces MGDELHHRSATTLARMIRTREVSAREVVQAHLDRIAATNPQVNAIVTLTAESALARAAAQDELAARGEFAGPLHGLPVAHKDNHLTAGVRTTFGSRSRADFVPHVDDLVIERMKAAGVITLGKTNVPEFVAGGHTYNEVFGVTRNPYDLSVTAGGSSGGAAAALAAGMHPLADGNDFGGSLRLPAGYCNVVALRPTPGRVPQWPAADGFVGLSVQGPMARSVDDTALLLSVLAGPDRRSPSSLETPGAGFATVHAADLSRVRVAFSPDLGGLVPVEDEIVQIVRSAAHRFAEAGAVVDEACPDLTEADECFRVLRAWQFEAGLGAVLDEHRELVKPSLYENMLAGRVLTGPQVGRAAVLRTTLYHRLREFLEPDGGGWDVLVLPTAPLRAFDAGIEYPDTVRGEHQGDYLGWMQLVYALSVTGHPVLAMPAGFTAAGTPVGIQIVGRHRGEADLLAVGKAFEAITGYAGMRPVLPGVE; encoded by the coding sequence GTGGGGGACGAGCTGCACCACCGGTCGGCGACGACGCTGGCCCGCATGATCCGCACCCGTGAAGTCTCCGCGCGTGAGGTCGTGCAGGCCCACCTCGATCGGATCGCCGCGACCAACCCGCAGGTCAACGCCATCGTGACGTTGACCGCCGAGTCCGCCCTGGCCCGGGCGGCGGCGCAGGACGAGCTCGCCGCCCGCGGCGAGTTCGCCGGGCCGTTGCACGGACTCCCGGTGGCGCACAAGGACAACCACCTCACCGCCGGTGTCCGCACCACCTTCGGATCCCGGTCCCGCGCCGACTTCGTGCCCCATGTCGACGATCTGGTCATCGAGCGGATGAAGGCTGCCGGGGTCATCACCCTGGGCAAGACGAACGTGCCCGAGTTCGTCGCGGGGGGCCACACCTACAACGAGGTCTTCGGGGTGACCCGCAACCCGTACGACCTCTCCGTCACCGCGGGTGGTTCCTCGGGCGGCGCAGCGGCCGCGCTGGCCGCGGGCATGCACCCGCTGGCCGACGGCAACGACTTCGGTGGCTCCCTGCGACTGCCCGCCGGGTACTGCAACGTGGTCGCCCTGCGGCCGACGCCGGGGCGGGTGCCCCAGTGGCCGGCCGCGGACGGGTTCGTCGGGCTGTCCGTGCAGGGGCCGATGGCCCGCTCCGTGGACGACACCGCACTGCTGCTCTCGGTGCTGGCCGGGCCGGATCGCCGCTCGCCGAGCAGCCTGGAGACCCCGGGTGCGGGGTTCGCCACCGTGCATGCGGCCGACCTCTCGCGCGTCCGGGTGGCGTTCTCCCCGGACCTGGGTGGCCTGGTGCCCGTCGAGGACGAGATCGTCCAGATCGTCCGGTCGGCCGCGCATCGGTTCGCCGAGGCCGGCGCGGTCGTCGACGAGGCCTGCCCGGATCTGACCGAGGCCGACGAGTGCTTCCGCGTCCTGCGTGCGTGGCAGTTCGAGGCCGGTCTGGGGGCCGTCCTCGACGAACACCGGGAGCTGGTCAAGCCCAGCCTGTACGAGAACATGCTGGCGGGCAGGGTTCTCACCGGTCCGCAGGTGGGCCGGGCCGCCGTGCTGCGAACCACGCTCTACCACCGGCTGCGGGAGTTCCTGGAGCCCGACGGCGGCGGGTGGGACGTGCTCGTCCTGCCCACCGCGCCGCTGCGCGCGTTCGATGCCGGCATCGAGTACCCGGACACGGTCCGCGGGGAACACCAGGGCGACTACCTGGGGTGGATGCAGCTCGTCTACGCGCTGAGCGTCACCGGGCACCCGGTGCTGGCCATGCCGGCCGGATTCACCGCCGCCGGCACCCCGGTCGGCATCCAGATCGTCGGCCGCCACCGCGGCGAGGCCGACCTGCTCGCCGTGGGCAAGGCGTTCGAGGCCATCACCGGTTATGCCGGGATGCGTCCGGTCCTGCCCGGGGTCGAGTGA